One window of the Panulirus ornatus isolate Po-2019 chromosome 12, ASM3632096v1, whole genome shotgun sequence genome contains the following:
- the LOC139752053 gene encoding uncharacterized protein, whose product MNNFIKENFTFDDEEEGLKRYNLQTKVDIRDEDNKIQVLSVGTPGNRPTKCILLLGETGAGKTTIVNAMVNVMFGVKFYDDFRLQVKDQRVSSHRKATESQTDFITVYILYHQEGMMPEFNLIVIDTPGLADTRGVQQQKNVMVQLEMFLTSDYGIDDLNCIGLVAKANTNRDFIFQKDILREIMLVLGNNVPEITQLFATFAVEKPMVDQIVRNAGVEFNNMYEFDNGVLFAPHKLSLNVRKRDQDMLSYRWEAMIEQYESLFSALLNAVPVSVKLLREKKLLEKCMKRLKTQVENVGKLLTAMEMNKKMVIKYELQEAKNKGWRQERNVKKKNRLRIEEGFHAHNCPECNQTCIFPCPAEKEDGNAGFIGGIAGVLGGSAAGAAAAQATISSAAAAAKAAAPTGIATAVGGWVIRALGGTVASSELVATGSVPGIMVGGVVGITVGIITGTCCGRLLLQSSCLPPGRGDVCGEQGCLHSLSQHIKEQERIMEYSELEVTVNDDIKELFDVAVSKKTDAMAKIVNGKQKIQICKRQVVQNALELLYHTKKIQEISSPCDSVNPQDLFDKLISEVRLGHPDHIHHAVGILQILMKAVAKLSTCEADQVSDNCDMIMKLLENFPNEQ is encoded by the coding sequence ATGAACAATTTTATCAAAGAaaattttacttttgatgatgaagaagaaggctTAAAACGGTATAACTTACAGACAAAAGTAGATATTAGGGATGAAGACAACAAGATACAAGTACTTTCTGTTGGAACTCCAGGCAACAGACCAACAAAGTGTATCCTACTCCTTGGAGAAACAGGTGCTGGGAAAACAACCATAGTTAATGCTATGGTAAATGTCATGTTTGGTGTAAAGTTTTATGATGATTTCCGTTTGCAAGTAAAAGACCAAAGGGTTAGTAGTCATAGGAAGGCAACAGAGAGTCAGACAGATTTTATTACAGTCTACATATTGTACCATCAAGAGGGAATGATGCCTGAATTCAATTTAATTGTCATTGATACTCCAGGATTGGCAGATACTAGAGGAGTGCAGCAACAGAAAAATGTAATGGTACAATTAGAAATGTTTCTTACTTCAGACTATGGAATAGATGATCTTAATTGCATTGGGTTAGTTGCCAAGGCCAATACAAACAgggatttcatcttccagaaagATATATTGAGGGAAATTATGTTAGTATTAGGAAATAATGTGCCAGAGATAACACAGCTTTTTGCTACATTTGCAGTTGAGAAACCCATGGTTGATCAGATTGTAAGAAATGCTGGGGTTGAATTTAATAATATGTATGAATTTGATAATGGGGTCCTTTTTGCTCCTCATAAGCTCAGCCTTAATGTCCGTAAAAGAGATCAAGATATGTTATCTTATAGGTGGGAAGCTATGATTGAACAATATGAAAGCCTTTTTTCAGCATTACTTAATGCTGTACCGGTGAGTGTAAAACTTCTACGTGAGAAGAAACTCTtagaaaagtgtatgaaaagatTAAAGACACAAGTTGAAAATGTAGGTAAGTTACTTACAGCcatggaaatgaataagaaaatggtaATTAAATATGAATTACAAGAAGCAAAAAATAAAGGATGGAGGCaagagagaaatgtgaagaaaaagaaTCGATTGAGAATAGAGGAGGGCTTTCATGCCCACAATTGCCCTGAATGTAATCAGACCTGTATATTTCCATGCCCTGCAGAGAAAGAAGATGGTAATGCTGGTTTTATTGGAGGGATAGCTGGTGTCTTAGGTGGATCTGCtgctggagctgctgctgctcaaGCTACAATTAGTAGTGCTGCTGCAGCAGCCAAAGCTGCTGCTCCTACAGGGATTGCTACAGCTGTTGGAGGCTGGGTGATTAGGGCTTTAGGTGGAACTGTTGCATCATCAGAACTTGTTGCCACTGGAAGTGTTCCTGGCATcatggttggaggtgtggtgggtaTTACAGTTGGAATTATAACTGGAACTTGCTGTGGCAGGTTGCTCCTTCAAAGTTCATGCCTTCCCCCAGGTAGAGGGGATGTATGTGGTGAGCAAGGATGTTTGCATTCTTTATCACAACACATCAAAGAACAGGAAAGGATCATGGAGTACAGTGAATTAGAAGTAACTGTAAATGATGATATTAAGGAACTTTTTGATGTGGCTGTATCAAAAAAGACAGATGCAATGGCCAAAATTGTAAATGGCAAGCAGAAAATACAAATCTGTAAGAGACAGGTTGTTCAGAATGCTTTAGAGTTATTGTATCACACAAAGAAAATACAGGAGATATCCTCACCATGTGATTCTGTAAATCCTCAAGACCTCTTTGATAAATTAATTTCAGAGGTACGACTGGGTCATCCAGATCACATCCATCATGCAGTAGGGATTCTTCAGATACTTATGAAGGCTGTGGCAAAACTGTCAACTTGTGAAGCTGACCAAGTCAGTGACAATTGTGATATGATAATGAAGCTTCTGGAGAACTTTCCTAATGAGCAGTGA